Within Thermococcus indicus, the genomic segment GAAGTTGAAGGCCATGTAGGAGCCGCCGAGTATCGCCAGGGCCTTGTAGAGGGACTCGATGGTCGAGACGCTCCCGATCCTCGACACCACCAGGGAGTAGAACCGGTACAGAACTATCGCAAGCAGACCCGAGAGCACCGGCGAGACGACCCAGGCGGCGGCGATTTTGGTGAGGGTGTACCAGTTCACGGGGGCGTGGGTGGCTAGGCCGACTCCGATGACGCCCCCGACTATGGCCTGGTCGTGGAGACCGGGAGCCCCCTGACCGTTGCTATCGTGACCCAGACCCCCGCCGCGAGGAGGGCTATGACGGCCATCTCCATCGTGAGGTAGCCTTCGGGCACTATACCCTTCCCGACGGTCTTCATGACCTTGTATCCCCTGAGGTAGGCCCCCATGAGAACGAATATTGCTATCGTGAGCGTGGCCTGGCGGAAGCTCAGTATTCCAGCCCCAACCGCGGTGCCCATGGCGTTGGCCGAATCGTTTGAGCCTATGTTCCACGCAATGTAAAACGCCACCGCAACAGCCGCCACCGCCAGGCCATCCATTTTAACCACCACTATATAGACTATATACCTGCGTGGGGTTTGCGGACTTAAAAATTTAGCGGGCGAACTTTTTTCGGGAAACGATGACCGCTTTTTACCATTGACGACTGACAACGTTCACGCCTACCCAAAGACACCTGCCGAAGGGAGCTTAAGCCAATACCGAAACTTAAATAAATGCATTGGATGAATAAACTTTGACAAATTTAAGGAGGCAGAGAAGATGATCGAGATTCGTTTTCACGGTAGAGGTGGACAGGGTGCCGTTACCGCTGCCAACATACTAGCCTCAGCTGCTTTCCTTGAGGGCAAGTACGTCCAGGCGTTCCCGTTCTTCGGTGTTGAGAGGCGTGGAGCGCCGGTTACGGCTTTCACCAGGATCGACGAGAAGCCGATAAGGATAAAGACCCAGATCTACGAGCCGGACATCGTCGTCGTCCTCGACCCGAGCCTTCTCGACACGGTAGATGTTACCGCCGGTCTCAAGGACGGCGGAATAGTCATCGTCAACACCGAGAAGAGTAAGGAGGAGGTTCTTGAGAAGCTCAAGAAGAAGCCGGCCAAGCTGGCACTCGTTGACGCAACCACCATAGCCCTCGACGTTCTCGGACTGCCGATCACCAACACCGCCATCCTCGGTGCGGTCTCCAAGGCCACCGGTGTCGTCAGCCTCGAGCACGTCCAGAAGGCCATCCAGGACGTCTTCTCCGGTGCCCTCGGGGAGAAGAACGCCAAGGCCGCAGAGGAAGCCTTCAACAAGACCGTCATTTACGAGCTCTGATCTTCTTTCCTTACCCTTAATCCAAGCAAGGTGGTGATAAGGTTGAACACGCTGTTCGGTGAAAAGAAAGAAGGGGCCACCAAAATCGTCCTCAAGAGCGTGGACGAGTACCCCGAGGCCCCGGTGAGTCTGGGAACAACCCTCAGCAACTTCACGGGTGACTGGAGGACATTCATCCCGGTCATTGACGACGACAAGTGCGTCAAGTGCTACATCTGCTGGAAGTTCTGCCCGGAGCCGGCCATATTCATCCGTGAGGACGGCTACGTGGGAGTTGATTACGACTACTGTAAGGGCTGCGGCATCTGTGCGAACGAGTGCCCGACCAAAGCGATAACCATGGAGAAAGAGGAGAAGTGAGGTGTTGGTTATGGAGTACAAACCCATTAGGAAGGTCGTGAGCGGTAACTACGCGGCCGCTTACGCCGTTAAGCACGCGCGCGTTGAGGTCGTCGCGGCTTACCCGATCACCCCTCAGACCAGCATCATCGAGAAGATAGCCGAGTTCATAGCCAACGACGAGATTGAGAACATCCAGTACGTCCCCGTCGAGAGCGAGCACTCCGCCATGGCGGCCAGCATAGGCGCCTCAGCAACCGGCGCCAGAGCATTTACCGCCACTTCAGCCCAGGGTCTCGCCCTCATGCACGAGATGCTCCACTGGGCCGCCGGTGCGAGGCTCCCGATAGTCATGGTCGACGTCAACCGCGCCATGGCCCCGCCGTGGAGCGTCTGGGACGACCAGACCGACAGCCTCTCCCAGAGGGACACCGGCTGGATGCAGTTCTACGCCGAGAACAACCAGGAAGTTTACGACGGTGTGCTGATGGCCTTTAAGATAGCCGAGACCGTTAACCTCCCCGCGATGGTCATCGAGAGCGCCTTCATACTGAGCCACACCTACGACGTCGTCGAGATGATACCGCAGGAGCTCGTTGACGAGTTCCTCCCGCCGAGGAAGCCGCTCTACACCCTCACCGACTTCGACAACCCAATATCCGTGGGTGCCCTCGGAACCCCGAACGACTACTACGAGTTCCGCTACAAGCTCGCCAAGGCCATGGAAGAGGCCAAGAAGGTCATCCACGAGGTCGGCAAGGAGTTCGGCGAGCGCTTTGGAAGGGACTACAGCCAGATGATCGAGCTCTACAAGACCGACGACGCTGACTTCGTCTTCATGGGCATGGGCTCGCTCATGGGAACCGTCAAGCAGGCGGTCGATGTTCTCCGCGAGGAGGGCTACAAGGTCGGCGCGGCCAAGGTGCGCTGGTTCAGGCCGTTCCCGAGCGAGGAGCTCTACGAGCTCGCCAAGGACGTCCAGGCCATAGCGGTCCTTGACAGGAACTTCTCCTTCGGACAGGAGGGAATACTCTTCAACGAGGCCAAGGGAGCGCTCTACAACACCGACGCAAAGCCGCTCATGAAGAACTACATCGTCGGCCTTGGAGGAAGGGACTTCACGGTGAACGACGTCAGGAAGATCGCCGAGAACATGAAGGCAATCATCGATAAGGGAGAGCTTGATGTAGAGGTGGACTGGTACCACCTTAAGAGGTGAGAAAGATGGAGATTCCCGAGAACGTTAAGAAGAGGTTGAGCATTCCAGCTGATGAGCACTTTTACGCGGGCCACACCGCCTGCCAGGGATGTGGCGCTTCCCTGGGTCTTCGCTACGTGCTCAAGACCTACGGCAAGAAGACCATCTTCACAATCCCCGCGTGCTGTTCGACCATCATAGCCGGTGCGTGGCCGTACTCAACCCTCGACGCCCCGCTCTTCCACACGGCCTTTGAGACCACCGGTGCCGTCATGAGCGGTATCGAGGCGGCCCTCAAGGTCAAGGGGTACAAGGTCAAGGGCGAGGACGGTGTCATGGTCGTCGGCTGGGCCGGCGACGGCGGTACCGCGGACATAGGTCTGCAGGCCCTCAGCGGATTCCTTGAGAGGGGCCACGACGCGCTCTACATCATGTACGACAACGAGGCCTACATGAACACCGGAATCCAGAGGTCCGGCTCGACCCCGTACGGTGCCTGGACCACCAACACCCCGGGCGGAAAGAAGCACTTCCTTGAGAAGAGGCACAAGAAGAAGGTCATCGACATAGTCATAGCCCACGAGATACCCTACGCCGCCACCGCAAGCGTCGCCTATCCAGAGGACTTCATAAGGAAGCTCAAGAAGGCCAGGGACACCCCGGGACCGAGCTTCATCCAGCTCTTCGCCCCGTGCCCGACCGGCTGGCGCTCACCGACCGACAAGAGCATCGAGCTTGCCCGCTTAGCCGTCCAGACGGCCTACTTCCCGCTCTTTGAGTACGAGAACGGCAGGTACAAGATCAACATGCCCTCACCGAAGAAGGAGCCGAAGCCCATCGAGGAGTTCCTCAAGTACCAGGGCAGGTTCAAGTACATGACCAAGGAGGACATAGAGGTCCTCCAGCAGTGGGTCAACCACGAGTGGGAGAAGCTCAAGAAGCTCGCCGAGATCTTCGGCTGAGCTTTCCATCTTTACCCCAAGGTTTAAGTTTCCATCTGATAAGTCACCCGAGGTGATAAGCATGGCCGAGAGTCCGTTTAAGGCCGACATTGAGAGGGTTCAGAAGGAGTATAGCGAAAAGATGACCCCCGGAGCGATAGCCACCATCCCGGGGAGCAGCGTGGTAAACAAGACCGGTTCCTGGCGTGTTTTCATGCCCGAGTTCAACCGGGACAAGTGCGTCCGCTGCTACCTCTGCTACATCTACTGCCCGGAGCCGGCCATCTACCTCGACGAGGAGAACTACCCCGTCTTTGACTACGACTACTGTAAGGGCTGTGGAGTTTGCGCGAACGAGTGCCCGACCGACGCTATCATAATGGTTAGGGAGACCAAGTGAGGTGGTGAAAGATGCCGATTAGGAAGGTTATGAAGGCCAACGAGGCTGCCGCCTGGGCGGCCAAGCTCGCCAAGCCGAAGGTCATAGCGGCGTTCCCGATTACCCCGTCAACGCTCGTTCCGGAGAAGATCAGTGAGTTCGTTGCCGATGGAGAGCTCGACGCTGAGTTCATCAAGGTCGAGAGCGAGCACTCGGCGATTTCAGCCTGCGTCGGTGCCTCTGCGGCCGGTGTTAGAACCTTCACCGCGACCGCTTCCCAGGGTCTGGCACTCATGCACGAGATACTCTTCATCGCCGCCGGCATGAGGCTTCCGATAGTCATCGCCGTTGGAAACCGCGCGCTGAGCGCTCCGATCAACATCTGGAACGACTGGCAGGACACCATCAGCGAGCGCGATACCGGCTGGCTCCAGTTCTACGCCGAGAACAACCAGGAAGCTTTGGACCTCATACTCATCGCCTACAAGGTCGCCGAGAACGAGAAGGTCCTTCTCCCGGCGATGGTTGGATTCGACGCCTTCATCCTGACCCACACCGTTGAGCCGGTCGAGATACCCGATCAGGAGCTCGTTGACGAGTTCCTCGGCGAGTACGAGCCGAAGTACGCCTACCTCGACCCGAGCAGGCCGATAACTCAGGGTACCCTCGCCTTCCCGGCCCACTACATGGAGGCCAGGTACACCGTCTGGGAGGCCAACGAGAACGCCAGAAAGGTCATAGACGAGGCATTCGCGGAGTTCGAAAAGCGCTTTGGTAGAAAGTACCAGAAGATCGAGGAGTACCGCACGGATGACGCCGAGATAATCTTCGTCACCATGGGCTCACTCGCCGGAACCGTCAAGGAGTACGTTGACCACCTCCGCGAGCAGGGCATCAAGGTCGGTGCGGCCAAGATGACCGTTTACAGACCGTTCCCGATCGAGGAGGTTCGCGCGCTCGCCAAGAAGGCGAAAGTCATAGCTCTCCTCGAGAAGAACATCACCTTCAGCGTCGGCGGAGCCCTCTTCCAGGACTTCAGCAGGGCGCTCATCAACGAGAGCGAGAAGCCGAAGATCGTTGACTTCATCCTCGGCCTCGGTGGCAGGGACGTCACCTTCAGGGACCTTGACGAGGCCCTCGCGATTGCCCAGAAGGCCCTCAACGGAGAGGCCGTTGATGAGGTCAACTGGATCGGCCTGAGGAAGGAGATTCTGTGAGGTGATGAAGATGGCCGTTAGAAAACCCCCGATTACCACTCGCGAGTACTGGGCACCCGGTCACGCCGCCTGTGCCGGCTGTGGCTGTGCCACCGCTCTCAGGCTTGCAACCAAGGCCTTCAGCGAGGCCATGGAGGAGAAGTACGGCGATCCGAACGCCTTCGCCATAGCCCAGGCCACCGGATGTATGGAGGTCGTTTCAGCTGTCTTCCCGTACACCGCCTGGAAGGCCCCGTGGCTGCACGTCGCCTTCGAGAACGCCGCTGCTGCCGCCAGCGGTGTCGAAGCGGCTTGGAAGAAGCTCGGAAGGAAGGGCAAGATACTGGCAATAGGCGGTGACGGTGGTACCGCCGACATCGGTATGCAGGCCCTCAGCGGTATGCTCGAGCGCTGGCACAACGTCGTTTACCTCATGTACGACAACGAGGCCTACATGAACACCGGAATTCAGCGCTCAAGCTCAACCCCCTACGGTGCCTGGACCACCACCAGCCCGCCGGGCAAGTACTCCATCGGTGAGGACAAGCCCAAGAAGTGGGTCGCCCTCATCGCCGCCGCCCACCAGGTTCCGTACGTCGCAACCGCCAGCATAGGCAACCCGTTCGACTTCGTCAAGAAGATGAAGAAGGCCGCCAAGGTGGACGGCCCGGCCTTCGTCCAGGTCCAGTGTACCTGCCCGACCGGATGGAAGAGCCCGCTCGAGAAGGGTGTCGAGATAGCGAGGCTCGCCATCGAGACCGGTGTCTGGCCGCTCTTCGAGATCGAGAACGGCGACATCTGGAACATCAAGATACAGGCCCCGGGAGGAGGCGCCAAGGTCAAGCGCGAGGGAGGAAGGGTCGTCGCCATAGAGTTCAAGAAGCCCATAGAGGAGTACCTCAAGCTCCAGGGCAGGTTCAAGCACCTCTTCAAGCAGCCGGAAGCTATAGACGTCATGCGCGAGCAGATCAAGGCCATGTGGAGGACCATCGGCGTCGAGGTCACCCTCCCGAAGCCGGAGGAGTGAGCTCCTCCCCTTTTGTTTCCCCATTTTGATGCCGTTAAAAGAGATGCAACATCATCCGGCGGTTCTTTCAGGCAGGATACCCTTGAAGCAACACGTTCTGAGGTGCGGGGCGTGATCGCGGCGGTCCTGGCGGGGGGCAGGAGCAGGCGCTTCGGGGGCGACAAGCTCCTCGTCAGAATCGACGGGAAGCCACTCATCCTCCATACGATTGAGAGGCTTGAGCTGGCGAGGGAGATAGACCGGATAGTCGTGATCTCATCCAGGGAGAACGCCGACAGGATTCGAGCGTTCGGCTACGACGTCCTCGTCGATACGCTCATGATCGGCCCGATGGGCGGCATCTACACCGCGCTGAGCCTCGGCGATGCCCTCGTGGTGGCCGGGGACATGCCCCTCCTCATCCCCGAGTTCGTTGACTTCATCATCGATATGTTCCTGGAGGCAAAAAAGCCGGCCTGCGTGCCGAGATGGGCAAACGGCTACCTCGAACCGCTCCATGCAGCGTATTCTAAGGATTTCCTCCCGCTTCTTAGAGAGAAGATCGAGGGGGGAGACTACGCCATAAACAGGGCCGTGCGGGAAAGCGACGCCTGCTACGTGGATATTGAGAAACTGCCGGAGGAATGGCGGGAGAGCTTCTTCAACGTGAACACCCGCGGGGACGTTGGAAAGCTGAAGGAAAGAATCGTTTAGATTTCCCTTGCCGGGGGCCCGGCTATTCAACCTTTTGTTCATAACACTAATATCAAAAAAGTGTTAAAAATCGTGCCACTCGACCTAAAATTGGTGATACAATGCTTGAGCTCAACAGGTTGGTGGCGGAGAGAAACGCAGAGGGAATACTGGAATACGCGAGAGAGTTCCACGGCCACGTCTGTCCCTACCTCGCCCTGGGGATAAGGGCATCGCTGATAGCGATGGATGAGCTCGGGGTCGGGAGGCTCGACTACTCGGGCAGCGTCGATGAGTCCATACTCGCGATAGTCGAGGTCAACAGCTGCTTCACCGACGGCGTCCAGGTGACAACGGGATGCACCCTTGGAAACAATTCGCTGGTGTACATCGACCTCGGAAAAACCGCCATGACACTCGTCAGGCGCTCCACGTGGGAGGGCGTCAGGGTTTACGCCGACGGGGAAAAGCTGAGGAGGCACTATCCCCCCGAAGCCCTCGAACTGTTCAACAGGGTCGTCAGGGAGAGGAGGGGGACCGAAGAGGAGAGAAAGCGCCTGTGGGGACTGTGGGAGGAGGTCGCAAAAACCATGCTCCACCTCCCCAGGGAAGAATTCAAAATCGAGAGGGTAAAGGTTCCGCCCATAGAACAGGCGCCGATAGTTGAGAGCGCCCGCTGCGCGAAGTGCGGCGAGCTGTTCATGGAACCGAAGGCGGTTTACATAAACGGCGAACCCTTCTGCCTCCGCTGCGCCGGCGAGGCGTACCCCGGGGTCGTCGGTGAGGGCATAGTGGAGATCAACCAGACCGCTCCAAGGGGGTGCTGACATGGGGAGAGTCATGAAACCTCTGCTCGCGGTTTTCCTCATACTGCTGACCGTCTCTCTGAGCGGGTGCATCGGAAACGCCGCGGAGAAAAGCGGGTCAGAAACCGCGACCGGGACCATAACCGTCACCGATGCCCTGGGAAGGACCGTGGAGGTTCCGGCTCACGTTGGAAGGGTCGTTGCGGCGGGGCCGGGTGCGCTCAGACTGGTCGTTTACCTCAACGCAAGCGACATGGTCGTTGGGGTGGAGGACTTCGAGAAGAGGTATTCCTTCGGAAGGCCGTACATCATAGCCCATCCCGAGCTTAAAGAGCTTCCCAGCATAGGCCCCGGCGGTCCCGGAAAGCTGCCGGATTTCGAGGCCCTGATAAAACTCGAACCGGACGTGATATTCATCACCTACGTCGATGCCAAGACCGCGGACGAGATAGAGGAGAAAACTGGAGTGCCGGTCGTCGTGCTCAGCTACGGGGAGCTGGCGACCTTCGATAACGATGAGCTGTTCAAATCGCTCGAGCTGGCCGGGAAGATCCTCAACAGGGAGAAGAGAGCGGAGGAGGTTATAAACTTCATCAAATCCGCACAGGAGGACCTCCTGAAGCGCACAGAAGGTGTCGAGCCGAGGAGCGTATACGTGGGGGGCATCGGCTACAAGGGCGCCCACGGGATAGAGAGCACGGAGGCGAACTATCCGCCGTTTGCGGCGGTACATGCAAAGAACGTCGCCGATGAGCTGGGGAGCGGCCACAAATCCATCGACGTGGAGAAGCTCCTCGAATGGCAGCCGGAGTACATCTTCATAGACGAGGGTGGTCTAAAACTCGTCCTCGACGACTACAGAAAGAACCCCGACTTCTACAACTCCCTCAGAGCAGTGAAAGAGGGCAACGTTTACGGTATACTGCCGTACAACTTCTACACCACCAACATAGGCACGGCCCTGGCGGATGCCTACTTCATAGGAAAAGTCCTCTATCCCGAGCGCTTCCGCGACGTTGATCCCGAGGAGAAGGCGGACGAGATATACAGGTTCCTCCTCGGAAAGCCCGTTTACGCCACCATGGCGGACCAGTTCGGAGGCTTCGGGAGGATAGACCTCTCCAACGGAACCGTGAAGCACTCACTACCGACGTCGCCGTGATGACCATGGACTACGAGAGGTACACCGCCAGAAAGCTCTCCATTGGCCTTTTCCTCTTTCTCCTCACCGTCCTGGTTAGCCTGTACTCCCTCTCCCACGGCTCGTATGAACTCACACCCCGCGAGGTTCTGGAGGCGCTCCTCGGGGGAGGAAGCGGGGGCGCGGGGCTCGTCGTCTGGAAAGTCAGGCTTCCCCGCATAGCCGCGGGCCTCCTCGTGGGGGCCACCCTGGCCGTGGCCGGGGCAGTCATGCAGGGCTTCCTCAGGAACCCACTGGCCACGCCCTTCACTATGGGGGTTTCCCACGGCGCGATGTTCGGGGCCTCCCTCGCGATACTTCTCGGAGCCGGCTACGCCGAGAGCTCCGGCAGGATATCCCTTGACAACCCCTACGTGGTCGTCCTCTTCGCCTTCATGGGGGCGATAAGCGCCACGGCGGTAATACTGCTCCTCGCGAAGCTGAAGGGACTGAGCCCGGAGGCGATAATCCTGGCTGGAGTGGCGATGGGCTCCCTGTTCGTGGCCCTGACCACCCTCGCCCAGTACTTCGCCGACGAGCTACAGCTCGCGGCCATGGTTTACTGGAGCTTTGGGGACCTCGGCAGGGCCACGTGGAGGGAAGATGCCATAATGGCCGCCACCTTCATCCCTGTCCTCGGGTACTTCATCGTCAAGCGCTGGGACCTGAACGCAGCGGTCATGGGCGACGAGGTGGCGAAGAGCGTTGGCGTGGATGTTGAGCGGGTGAGGCTGGTCTCCACGTTCCTCGCGGCCCTGATAACCGCGGTCAGCGTTGCCTTCGTCGGGGTCATAGGCTTCGTTGGCCTGATAGCCCCCCACGCGGTGAGGCTGGTGGCGGGTGGAGATTATCGCTTCCTGATTCCCCTATCGGCGCTGGCCGGGGCGCTCCTTCTTGTAACCGCGGACACAATCGCGAGGCTCATTCTGTCGCCGATGATACTTCCGGTGGGCATAGTGACGTCCTTCCTCGGCGCGCCGGCGTTCATCTACCTGCTGGTGAGGATGGAGGGAAGGAGATGAAGCCGTCATCCGAAAAGATCGTCCTGAGCGCCAGAAACCTGCGGTTCTCGTACAACGGTTCCGAGGTGCTCAGGGGGATCAACCTAGATGTCTGGGAAGGCGAGTTCGTGGCGGTGCTCGGGCCCAACGGTGCCGGCAAGAGCACCCTCGTGAAGTGCCTGGCGGGGATACTGAACTGCGGGGGAGTGAAAGCCTTTGGACGGCCCCTCGGGGAATACTCAAGGAACGAGCTCGCGCGCATCATCGCCTACGTCCCTCAGAGAACTGAGCCAGGGTTCATGACGGTCTTCGACACGGTGCTCCTCGGGAGGAGGCCCCACATGGGGCTGAGGCCATCAAAGAAGGACATCGAGGCCGTCATGGCGGCCCTAAGGACGCTCGGGATAGAGAACCTGGCAGCTAAAACCACGAACAGACTGAGCGGCGGTGAGCTTCAGAAGGTGGGGATAGCGCGGGCCCTCGCCCAGGAGCCCAGAATACTCATCATGGACGAGCCAACGAACAACCTGGACATAAGAAGCCAGCTGGAGGTTATGAGACTCGCCAGGGGGTTCTCCAGGGAGGGAGGAACCGCGATAGTGGTGATGCACGACGTGAACCTAGCGCTGCGCTTCGCGAGGAGGTTCATCTTCATGAAGGAGGGCAGGGTCATGGCAGAGGGAGGTCTTGAGATCCTCGACGGGAAGCTATTCAGAGAGATTTACGGCGTGGACGTTGAGATTGGAGAGATACGGGGCATACCCACCGTCGTCCCCCTGTAGAGTACCCAAACATGAGTAATACTGTCAAATTTTTGGACAAAACTTTTAAGCTCCTTAGGGCAACCTAAGCCGGAGGTGAATGAGATGACGATCAAAGCTCCCACACTCAACATAGGAGGACTGGGCGCTGACCCGCTCACCCAGAGGATAAACGAGAAGCAGGAGAAGTGGACGTACAAGATAGCCGTCCTGAGCGGCAAGGGCGGCGTCGGCAAGAGCACCGTGGCGGTTAACCTCGCCGCGGCCCTGGCAAAGAAGGGCTACTTCGTTGGAATACTCGACGCGGACATACACGGGCCGAACGTCGCCAAGATGCTCGGCGTTGACAGGGCAGAGGTTCTGGCCGAGAAGATGGAGGACGGCAGGTTCGAGATGATACCGCCTATGAACGACTTCCTCGGACAGACGACCCCGATAAAGGTCATGAGCATGGGCTTCCTGGTTCCGGAGGACCAGCCGATAATCTGGCGCGGAAGCCTCGTCACCAAAGCCATCAAGCAGCTCCTCGGCGACGTCAACTGGGGCTCCCTCGACTTCATGATAATAGACTTCCCGCCCGGAACCGGCGACGAGATACTGACCGTCACGCAGAGCCTCAAGCTCGACGCCGCGGTTATCGTCACCACCCCGCAGGAGGTCGCTTTGCTCGACACGGGCAAGGCGGTTAACATGATGAAGAAGATGGAAGTGCCCTACGTGGCCGTCGTCGAGAACATGAGCTACCTCATCTGCCCGCACTGCGGCGGCGAGATAGACATCTTCGGCAAGGGCGGCGGGAAGAAGCTCGCCGAGAAGGAAGGCGTTGACTTCCTCGGCGGCATACCCATAGACCTCAAGGCCAGGGAGGCAAGCGACGCTGGCATACCCATAGTCCTCTACGAGGACACTGTTGCCGCCAAGGCCTTCATGGAGATAGTGGACAAGCTCGTCGAGAAGCTCGAAGCGATGAAGGCGGACGAATCCAAAGCAGAGTAATCCTCCCGTTATCCCTTCCTTCTTTATCGGGTTTCCCTGCATTAACTTTTTAACCACCTCCGGGTATCTCATCGGGAGGGAGAGCATGAAGAGGGTTCCCGTTCTAATCGCGCTCATCCTCCTGCTGGCGGTTCCACTCGTTTCTGCCGGCGAACTGGCATATTATCCAGACCCCGAAGCGTTCCAGGCGTTTCTGAGCTCAAATTCCACCTACACCGTCGTCCCGGGCAACGAGACCTGGGCGATGGGCTGGGCGTACTACGTGGACGAAAAGCTCTACACCGTCAAGCGTCATGGAAACGACACCCTGGTTCTCGTCGGCAACGTTTACAACAACGGGCTCATGGCGTCCGTCTGGAACCGGACGGGACTCCCCGCGAACGCCTCCCTTCTCCCCTCCATCGTCGTCCTCAACGGCACCGTTCTCATAACAGGCTCGGAGGATAGCATCCACCTCACGGAGAGGGCATTTGAGGGACTGTGGAACCCCCCCAGAGGCTCGGTGGCCACGTTTTTGACCCTTGCCTTCACCATAATCATCGTATTCCTGGCCCTCCTCAGCGGCGACGACAGCCACGCGGGAAGGTTCTACGCCCTGGCAGCTTCCCTCTTCCTGGTCTGGTACCTCACGGCGGAAAGGCCGGGACTCACCGACGGGTTCCTGGCGTACCTCTCGTCCGCCCTGAAGTTCGCGGTCGGCGGCTCCCCCGACTCCCCCCTGAGCGCCATCATGGGAGCAGTCTTCAGAACGGTGCCCCCAATCGAGGAGAACATAATCTTTGCACACTGGCTCCTTATACTCATAATAATGTCCTTCGCGTTCTACCTGGCGCCGAAGAGATCCCGCGAGCTGGGCTTTCTGGTCTTCGGGCTGACCTTCGTCGCCCCGATGTTCAGGGAGAGCTTCCGTGAG encodes:
- the porA gene encoding pyruvate ferredoxin oxidoreductase, with product MEYKPIRKVVSGNYAAAYAVKHARVEVVAAYPITPQTSIIEKIAEFIANDEIENIQYVPVESEHSAMAASIGASATGARAFTATSAQGLALMHEMLHWAAGARLPIVMVDVNRAMAPPWSVWDDQTDSLSQRDTGWMQFYAENNQEVYDGVLMAFKIAETVNLPAMVIESAFILSHTYDVVEMIPQELVDEFLPPRKPLYTLTDFDNPISVGALGTPNDYYEFRYKLAKAMEEAKKVIHEVGKEFGERFGRDYSQMIELYKTDDADFVFMGMGSLMGTVKQAVDVLREEGYKVGAAKVRWFRPFPSEELYELAKDVQAIAVLDRNFSFGQEGILFNEAKGALYNTDAKPLMKNYIVGLGGRDFTVNDVRKIAENMKAIIDKGELDVEVDWYHLKR
- the porA gene encoding pyruvate synthase subunit PorA — protein: MPIRKVMKANEAAAWAAKLAKPKVIAAFPITPSTLVPEKISEFVADGELDAEFIKVESEHSAISACVGASAAGVRTFTATASQGLALMHEILFIAAGMRLPIVIAVGNRALSAPINIWNDWQDTISERDTGWLQFYAENNQEALDLILIAYKVAENEKVLLPAMVGFDAFILTHTVEPVEIPDQELVDEFLGEYEPKYAYLDPSRPITQGTLAFPAHYMEARYTVWEANENARKVIDEAFAEFEKRFGRKYQKIEEYRTDDAEIIFVTMGSLAGTVKEYVDHLREQGIKVGAAKMTVYRPFPIEEVRALAKKAKVIALLEKNITFSVGGALFQDFSRALINESEKPKIVDFILGLGGRDVTFRDLDEALAIAQKALNGEAVDEVNWIGLRKEIL
- a CDS encoding FmdE family protein, with the translated sequence MLELNRLVAERNAEGILEYAREFHGHVCPYLALGIRASLIAMDELGVGRLDYSGSVDESILAIVEVNSCFTDGVQVTTGCTLGNNSLVYIDLGKTAMTLVRRSTWEGVRVYADGEKLRRHYPPEALELFNRVVRERRGTEEERKRLWGLWEEVAKTMLHLPREEFKIERVKVPPIEQAPIVESARCAKCGELFMEPKAVYINGEPFCLRCAGEAYPGVVGEGIVEINQTAPRGC
- a CDS encoding pyruvate/ketoisovalerate ferredoxin oxidoreductase subunit gamma, with the protein product MIEIRFHGRGGQGAVTAANILASAAFLEGKYVQAFPFFGVERRGAPVTAFTRIDEKPIRIKTQIYEPDIVVVLDPSLLDTVDVTAGLKDGGIVIVNTEKSKEEVLEKLKKKPAKLALVDATTIALDVLGLPITNTAILGAVSKATGVVSLEHVQKAIQDVFSGALGEKNAKAAEEAFNKTVIYEL
- the porD gene encoding pyruvate synthase subunit PorD, producing MAESPFKADIERVQKEYSEKMTPGAIATIPGSSVVNKTGSWRVFMPEFNRDKCVRCYLCYIYCPEPAIYLDEENYPVFDYDYCKGCGVCANECPTDAIIMVRETK
- a CDS encoding 3-methyl-2-oxobutanoate dehydrogenase subunit beta, with translation MEIPENVKKRLSIPADEHFYAGHTACQGCGASLGLRYVLKTYGKKTIFTIPACCSTIIAGAWPYSTLDAPLFHTAFETTGAVMSGIEAALKVKGYKVKGEDGVMVVGWAGDGGTADIGLQALSGFLERGHDALYIMYDNEAYMNTGIQRSGSTPYGAWTTNTPGGKKHFLEKRHKKKVIDIVIAHEIPYAATASVAYPEDFIRKLKKARDTPGPSFIQLFAPCPTGWRSPTDKSIELARLAVQTAYFPLFEYENGRYKINMPSPKKEPKPIEEFLKYQGRFKYMTKEDIEVLQQWVNHEWEKLKKLAEIFG
- the mobA gene encoding molybdenum cofactor guanylyltransferase MobA; amino-acid sequence: MIAAVLAGGRSRRFGGDKLLVRIDGKPLILHTIERLELAREIDRIVVISSRENADRIRAFGYDVLVDTLMIGPMGGIYTALSLGDALVVAGDMPLLIPEFVDFIIDMFLEAKKPACVPRWANGYLEPLHAAYSKDFLPLLREKIEGGDYAINRAVRESDACYVDIEKLPEEWRESFFNVNTRGDVGKLKERIV
- a CDS encoding 3-methyl-2-oxobutanoate dehydrogenase subunit delta; amino-acid sequence: MNTLFGEKKEGATKIVLKSVDEYPEAPVSLGTTLSNFTGDWRTFIPVIDDDKCVKCYICWKFCPEPAIFIREDGYVGVDYDYCKGCGICANECPTKAITMEKEEK
- the porB gene encoding pyruvate synthase subunit PorB, producing MAVRKPPITTREYWAPGHAACAGCGCATALRLATKAFSEAMEEKYGDPNAFAIAQATGCMEVVSAVFPYTAWKAPWLHVAFENAAAAASGVEAAWKKLGRKGKILAIGGDGGTADIGMQALSGMLERWHNVVYLMYDNEAYMNTGIQRSSSTPYGAWTTTSPPGKYSIGEDKPKKWVALIAAAHQVPYVATASIGNPFDFVKKMKKAAKVDGPAFVQVQCTCPTGWKSPLEKGVEIARLAIETGVWPLFEIENGDIWNIKIQAPGGGAKVKREGGRVVAIEFKKPIEEYLKLQGRFKHLFKQPEAIDVMREQIKAMWRTIGVEVTLPKPEE
- a CDS encoding iron ABC transporter substrate-binding protein, whose product is MKPLLAVFLILLTVSLSGCIGNAAEKSGSETATGTITVTDALGRTVEVPAHVGRVVAAGPGALRLVVYLNASDMVVGVEDFEKRYSFGRPYIIAHPELKELPSIGPGGPGKLPDFEALIKLEPDVIFITYVDAKTADEIEEKTGVPVVVLSYGELATFDNDELFKSLELAGKILNREKRAEEVINFIKSAQEDLLKRTEGVEPRSVYVGGIGYKGAHGIESTEANYPPFAAVHAKNVADELGSGHKSIDVEKLLEWQPEYIFIDEGGLKLVLDDYRKNPDFYNSLRAVKEGNVYGILPYNFYTTNIGTALADAYFIGKVLYPERFRDVDPEEKADEIYRFLLGKPVYATMADQFGGFGRIDLSNGTVKHSLPTSP